The Edaphobacter flagellatus sequence CTTCTTTTGCTGGAATGAGCAGAATGCGTGTCTTTGATTCTGATACGGAGATGCAGTGGATGTCACTTTGTGCACTGCGTTTTTCGGCGTTATTTAATACAGGGTCCATCTGTACGCCAAGTGTGTTGAGGCCGCTGACGATCTCATCGCGTGAACGGGCGTCGTGTTCGCCGATGCCTCCGGTGAAGACGATGGCGTCGAGTCCTCCCAGCAACCATGAGAAAGAGCCGATGGTTTTACGGACGCTGCGTGTGAAGACGTCGATGGCGAACTGCGCGCGTGGATTGCCGCTGGCTGCTGCCTCGCGTGTGGAACGCATGTCGTTGGGGAGGCCGGAAAGAGCGGCGATGCCGGAGTCGTGGTTAAGGAGTGTTTCGACGGCGCTGAATGCCTGCGTGCGATCGCCGGTCATGGCGCGCAGCAGGTAGAGGACGAGGCCCGGATCAAGATCGCCGGGGCGCGTGCCCATGACGACGCCGCCGGTGGGGGTGAGTCCCATGGAAGTGTCGACGGATGCTCCGTCGATGAGCGCGGTCACGCTGCATCCGCTACCAAGATGCGCGATGACCATGCGATGCGGGATGGGTTCGTTTGCTGTGCGGATTTGTTCGACGATGGATTCGCAGCTGAGGCCGTGGAAGCCATAGCGGCGTACACCTTGCGCGCGATACTTGTCGGGGATGGCATAGGCGGTGGCGACCTCAGGCATGGTGTGATGAAAGACGGTATCGAAGCAGGCGAAGTGCGGCACGTTCGGGAAGCGCTTCATTGTCTCGCGAATGATTTTGATCGCAGAGGGATCGTGCAGCGGCGCGAAGATCACGGCTTCGTCGAGATCGCGCAGCACTTCATCGGTGATGCGTACGTGGCGATCGAGTTTAGCGCCGGGATGCACGACGCGATAGCCGACGGTATCGATGGCGGGGATGCCCGGAGCGGAGACAGCGTCTACGACTTTGCCGATGGCCTTGATTGGATCGTCAGCTTTGACCGCAGTGGCTGGTTTTCTGTCCGGGTGGGCGATGTTGTGAAAGGCAAAGGTTGCGTGGCCGGAACCGATGCCGGAGACTTCGCCTTCGTAGCGGGACTGCGGTGTTTTGTTTGCCGCAGCGAAGACGGAGAACTTGATGGACGACGATCCGCTGTTGATGACGAGCAGGTGCAATGCGCTTCCTCCGTCGTTTAGCTGTGTTTGTCCCCGGGTTCAAGTGCGGCCGTTTCCTGACTCTTCTGCATGACGTCGATGACGGTCTGATAAAGCTTATTGCGCGTGTTGAAGCGATCTTCAGCGCGCGTGACATATCGCACGATGATGTCGACTCCTGAGGATGCAGGCCGTAGATCGATGGAGGGCGACGCGTTGAACTGGCTGAGCCCGTGAGCTCCGGTGGCGCGTCGCCATTCTGCTTCGGCGCGCTTGGAGCTTTCTTCCGTCTCCTGCAGCACAGCTGTGTGGATGTCTTCGATGGTCTGGTAGCTGTTGGGACCGGCAGGGATGTTGAGCCTGATCTCATCCCAGAGCCACTGGCCAGAGGTAGAGAAGTTGAAGTACTGGCCGCGAATGGCGAAACTGTTCATGAAGTTGACGCGGCGTCCGGTGGGGTGGCCTTTGTCGGTCCAGTTGCCGGTCTCGAGCAGCGTGGTGCGGAAGACACCGAGCTCAACGACTTCGCCGCCGACCCCGTTGATTTCGACCCAGTCGCCGACACGGATGCCGTGCTTGCCCATGAGAACGAACCAGCCGAAGAAGGCGAGGATGAAGTCCTGGAAGACGACGGTGAGGCCGGCGGTGGCGAGTCCGAGGATGGTGGGCATCTGGCTGGGCGCACCGAAGATGATGAGCAGCACCAGCAAGACGGTGATGACCTGGATGGCGAGACTGATGATGGTGCGCAGAGTAATCAGGTTGCGCCGGTCGAGATGCAGCCGGTCAAGCAGCCTGCGAACTGCGGCAGCGAGAATCGCCGCGCAGAGCGTGAGGAAGGCAATGGCCGCGATGGATTGAAGAATGAGGTGGGCGACGATCTGGTGCTGCCGGTAGACCTGATCGTGCCAGCGGCCGTAGACCGCGCCGAGCTGCTTCTGGGTCTGGATGCGGTCGTCGAGGATGGAATGGATCTGTGCGAGCGAATGCATCTGCTTCAGTCGCGTGACGCGGCTTGTTGCTACAGTGTCTTTCGCATTTGCATCATTGGCATCGGCCAATTTCTTTTCGATATCGGCGTGTTGCGTGGAGAGAGCTGCTGCATCGGCGAAAGCTTTCGCCTGAGCCTGCGCGATGGAGTCCATGCGGCTGCGTTGATCGAACCATGCGCCGACACGGCCTGCGAGCGTACCGTAGCGGCGTGCGGACTGGATGGCAGAGGGGCTGGAAGAGGCGTCGCCCTGCTCATCGAACTTCTTCATGGCAGCTTCGCGCTCGGTCAGCTCCTGCTGAATCTGTCCGCGCTTATCGCCACTGACAGTGGCAAGATCTTCGGTGGCATCGGTCAACTCGTCCGTATCGAGTTGAAGCTGGGCCTTGGCCGTGTCGAGGTCGTCGGTGCTGGGTGGGTTGGCTCCCTTGGATGCTGCATTGAGGCTGTCGACTTTTGCCTGGTCCTCTTTGACCATAGCTTGCAGCGCTACAACCTTCTGCTGAAGGATCAGGGCTTCGCCGGTAAGCGTGCGGGTGTCGAGGGTGGCCTGCCGGAGCGCCTGCGCGAAAGCCTGATCCACCTCATGGTCTGCCAGACGCTGCGCTTCACCGGCAAGCCGCTTCTCTTCTGCGGAGATGGCGAGAGGAGCGAGTGCCTCGATGGTCTGCCAGGGGCTCTGATCGACGAGGTCGGTTGAAGATTTTGCTCCCGGAGTGC is a genomic window containing:
- a CDS encoding acetate/propionate family kinase: MHLLVINSGSSSIKFSVFAAANKTPQSRYEGEVSGIGSGHATFAFHNIAHPDRKPATAVKADDPIKAIGKVVDAVSAPGIPAIDTVGYRVVHPGAKLDRHVRITDEVLRDLDEAVIFAPLHDPSAIKIIRETMKRFPNVPHFACFDTVFHHTMPEVATAYAIPDKYRAQGVRRYGFHGLSCESIVEQIRTANEPIPHRMVIAHLGSGCSVTALIDGASVDTSMGLTPTGGVVMGTRPGDLDPGLVLYLLRAMTGDRTQAFSAVETLLNHDSGIAALSGLPNDMRSTREAAASGNPRAQFAIDVFTRSVRKTIGSFSWLLGGLDAIVFTGGIGEHDARSRDEIVSGLNTLGVQMDPVLNNAEKRSAQSDIHCISVSESKTRILLIPAKEDWMIATHVQHMLSNERPRF
- a CDS encoding mechanosensitive ion channel family protein, which gives rise to MTGLRRLTIVIPAIILIASLIGSFLTRGAMANLPFLLKGNRTPGAKSSTDLVDQSPWQTIEALAPLAISAEEKRLAGEAQRLADHEVDQAFAQALRQATLDTRTLTGEALILQQKVVALQAMVKEDQAKVDSLNAASKGANPPSTDDLDTAKAQLQLDTDELTDATEDLATVSGDKRGQIQQELTEREAAMKKFDEQGDASSSPSAIQSARRYGTLAGRVGAWFDQRSRMDSIAQAQAKAFADAAALSTQHADIEKKLADANDANAKDTVATSRVTRLKQMHSLAQIHSILDDRIQTQKQLGAVYGRWHDQVYRQHQIVAHLILQSIAAIAFLTLCAAILAAAVRRLLDRLHLDRRNLITLRTIISLAIQVITVLLVLLIIFGAPSQMPTILGLATAGLTVVFQDFILAFFGWFVLMGKHGIRVGDWVEINGVGGEVVELGVFRTTLLETGNWTDKGHPTGRRVNFMNSFAIRGQYFNFSTSGQWLWDEIRLNIPAGPNSYQTIEDIHTAVLQETEESSKRAEAEWRRATGAHGLSQFNASPSIDLRPASSGVDIIVRYVTRAEDRFNTRNKLYQTVIDVMQKSQETAALEPGDKHS